A window of the Cannabis sativa cultivar Pink pepper isolate KNU-18-1 chromosome X, ASM2916894v1, whole genome shotgun sequence genome harbors these coding sequences:
- the LOC115696573 gene encoding kinesin-like protein KIN-7N — protein sequence MEKICVAVRVRPPVSDDSSSGTYWKVEDNRISLHKAHGTPLSGISYAFDHVFDESCSNSMVYDVLTKDIIRAALQGFNGTAFAYGQTSSGKTFTMNGSERDPGIIQRAVEDIFQRIQMMSDREFLIRISYMEIYNEEINDLFAVENQKLPIHESLERGVFVAGLKEEIVNNAEQVLKLLEYGEANRHFGETNMNVRSSRSHTIFRMVIESKGKETNYSGDYLSSDAIRVSVLNLVDLAGSERIAKTGAGGVRLKEGKHINKSLMILGNVINKLSDGAKNRGHIPYRDSKLTRILQPALGGNAKTSIVCTIAPEEAHIEETKGTLQFASRAKRIANCVQVNEILTDAALLKRQKLEIEELRKQLQGSHAEVLEQEILKLRNDLLKYELEHEQLEMQLEEQKKSHKERDCCTREQHMKIDNLSNNLVTSSDIDMTSSKGHDSQSGNHKEERNDSNSISQGDAFSTPCFKAAPNAFVARRSNYSMLPDYSPLPDTLSNNVADEDTWLKMNRGYITDLDSLQITPGRKVQSFPPIEMTPSSNENYRQEIENLKRQLVFTIQEREELKRKHMDEMVLSNQLMGELSELRQEARLIQEIPRKLCECAANCKDVYVDVLSMTQSFVTDGKSSTAKLLSSMREIGTSLFTILETHFSMATDCDTPLGVDKMIKEQQKILCERVKSTVKLLVSSETLRLQDENKLNSLCRCEHKGCTLDGETASLKEKLSNELNTITERYHGLLKELSLNSKLLEESKQRYSSLETEFHHLAKERDSLCKMASESSQKLGVVTDQKENLLKDLNIEFQRRKDLQEKIKQFSAAFAHRKTSLVSFHSEFKSKIEEIRSQNPVSAPNSFGC from the exons ATGGAGAAGATCTGTGTAGCCGTACGAGTGAGACCTCCGGTATCGGACGATTCTTCCTCTGGAACCTACTGGAAGGTTGAAGACAACCGCATTTCACTTCACAAAGCCCATGGCACCCCGCTCTCCGGAATTTCTTACGCTTTCG ATCACGTATTCGATGAAAGTTGCTCAAATTCTATGGTTTACGATGTTCTTACCAAGGATATTATTCGTGCTGCTTTGCAAGGTTTTAATG GAACTGCCTTTGCATATGGACAGACTAGTAGTGGAAAGACTTTCACCATGAATGGTTCAGAAAGAGATCCCGGAATTATTCAACGAGCAGTTGAAGATATATTTCAGAGAATTCAAATG ATGTCTGACCGTGAGTTCTTGATTAGGATCTCGTACATGGAAATCTATAATGAGGAGATTAACGATCTTTTTGCAGTAGAAAATCAGAAACTTCCAATTCATGAGAGCTTGGAG cGTGGCGTATTTGTTGCTGGCCTCAAAGAGGAAATTGTCAATAATGCTGAACAAGTATTAAAGCTTCTTGAATATGGAGAAG CTAATAGGCATTTTGGTGAAACGAATATGAATGTTCGAAGCAGCAGATCACACACAATATTTAGAATG GTAATCGAAAGTAAGGGGAAGGAGACTAATTATTCTGGTGACTATTTAAGTTCTGATGCTATTCGGGTCTCTGTCTTG AATTTGGTGGATTTAGCTGGTTCCGAACGGATTGCCAAAACTGGAGCTGGTGGAGTACGTCTGAAAGAAGGAAAGCACATTAACAAGAGCTTGATGATTCTTGGGAATGTGATTAACAAATTAAGTGATGGTGCAAAAAATAG AGGACATATACCTTACCGAGATAGTAAACTGACTCGGATTCTTCAGCCTGCGCTTGGTGGCAATGCCAAAACTTCAATTGTGTGCACTATAGCTCCAGAAGAG GCTCACATTGAGGAAACAAAGGGAACTCTTCAATTTGCTAGCAGAGCCAAGCGCATTGCTAACTGTGTTCAAGTGAATGAG ATCTTGACAGATGCAGCCTTATTAAAAAGGCAAAAGCTAGAGATAGAGGAGCTCCGTAAACAGCTTCAG GGATCTCATGCTGAGGTGCTGGAGCAAGAAATCTTGAAATTGCGAAACGATTTGCTCAAG taTGAATTGGAGCATGAACAACTAGAGATGCAACTGGAAGAGCAAAAAAAATCACACAAGGAACGCGACTGTTGTACAAGGGAGCAGCATATGAAAATTGACAATCTCAGCAATAATCTTGTTACTTCTTCTGACATTGACATGACCTCTAGTAAG GGACACGATTCTCAAAGCGGTAACCATAAGGAAGAACGTAATGACAGCAACAGTATATCTCAAGGAGATGCCTTTTCGACCCCTTGTTTCAAGGCTGCTCCCAATGCCTTTGTTGCAAGACGATCTAATTATTCAATGTTACCGGATTATAGTCCTCTTCCAGATACATTAAGCAATAATGTGGCAGATGAAGATACATGGTTAAAAATGAATAGAGGCTACATAACTGACCTCGATTCCCTTCAAATTACTCCTGGACGAAAAGTTCAATCTTTTCCACCAATTGAGATGACACCT AGTTCAAACGAGAATTACAGGCAGGAGATTGAGAATCTTAAAAGACAATTAGTGTTTACCATTCAAGAAAGAGAAGAGCTCAAG AGGAAGCACATGGATGAAATGGTATTGAGCAATCAATTAATGGGTGAATTATCTGAGCTTCGACAAGAAGCGCGGCTTATTCAAGAAATCCCTCGGAAACTTTGCGAATGTGCAGCAAATTGCAAAGATGTTTACGTTGATGTTCTGTCAATGACACAG AGTTTTGTAACTGATGGGAAATCATCTACTGCAAAATTGCTTTCAAGCATGCGTGAAATTGGCACAAGCCTATTTACAATTCTGGAAACACATTTTTCAATGGCAACGGACTGTGACACCCCTTTGGGGGTTGATAAAATGATCAAAGAACAGCAGAAAATATTGTGTGAGAGAGTGAAGAGCACTGTCAAACTATTGGTTTCATCAGAAACACTACGCCTTCAGgatgaaaacaagctgaattcACTCTGCAGATGTGAACACAAG GGCTGCACTCTGGATGGAGAAACTGCTTCTTTGAAGGAGAAGTTGAGCAATGAACTCAACACTATCACTGAAAGGTACCATGGCCTGCTGAAAGAATTGAGTCTTAATAGCAAGCTTCTGGAGGAATCAAAGCAGAGATACAGTAGTTTGGAAACTGAGTTTCATCATCTGGCTAAAGAAAGAGACAGTTTGTGCAAAATGGCCTCTGAATCGTCTCAAAAACTTGGAGTTGTTACTGACCAGAAGGAAAATCTTTTGAAGGATTTGAATATTGAATTCCAAAGAAGGAAAGACCTTCAAGAGAAGATCAAACAGTTCAGTGCCGCTTTTGCTCATAGAAAGACATCACTTGTGTCTTTTCACAGCGAATTCAAGTCAAAAATTGAGGAAATAAGATCTCAAAATCCAGTTTCTGCACCCAATTCTTTTGGGTGTTAA
- the LOC133032260 gene encoding secreted RxLR effector protein 161-like, producing MTAEEKEEMEEIPYAMALGCLMYVMVSTRPDIAHDLSILSRFMSNPGINHWRALKWLLRYLRGTSDIGLTYKRVSEKVTLKGYVDVDCASSKDTRRSTTSYVFQTNGDCISWNSQLQSVVALSATEAEFMATTEAFKEAIWLQGILKELKLLVGKARVYSDSQSSIHLCKNPVYHEKTKQIDIRLFWIREKIEEEVIELEKVKSEENPADIGTNVLPVSKFKRCLDLLNLSC from the coding sequence ATGACAGcagaagagaaagaagagatgGAAGAAATTCCATATGCAATGGCTTTGGGGTGTCTCATGTATGTCATGGTTAGCACAAGACCTGACATTGCTCATGATTTAAGCATATTGAGTAGGTTCATGTCAAATCCTGGGATAAACCATTGGAGGGCACTCAAATGGTTGTTGAGATATTTGAGAGGGACATCGGATATTGGATTGACTTACAAAAGAGTTTCAGAGAAAGTAACTTTGAAAGGATATGTTGATGTTGATTGTGCATCAAGCAAGGATACTAGAAGATCTACTACATCTTATGTGTTTCAAACTAATGGAGATTGTATTAGTTGGAATTCACAACTCCAATCCGTAGTAGCACTTTCAGCTACAGAGGCAGAATTCATGGCGACCACAGAGGCATTCAAAGAAGCAATATGGCTACAAGGAATTTTGAAGGAGTTGAAGCTTCTAGTAGGAAAGGCAAGGGTATATTCTGACAGCCAATCCTCGATTCATTTGTGCAAGAATCCAGTGTACCACGAGAAGACAAAACAAATTGATATTCGGTTGTTTTGGATAAGGGAGAAGATAGAAGAAGAAGTAATCGAGTTGGAGAAAGTGAAGTCAGAAGAGAACCCTGCTGATATTGGCACTAACGTTTTACCTGTTAGTAAGTTCAAGCGTTGCTTGGACTTACTCAACCTTAGTTGCTAA